From the Quercus lobata isolate SW786 chromosome 6, ValleyOak3.0 Primary Assembly, whole genome shotgun sequence genome, one window contains:
- the LOC115950303 gene encoding uncharacterized protein LOC115950303 has product MGFRDIQAFNLAMLAKQVWRLIHHTHYLFYRVYKARYFPNCSFMEAEIGHNPSFVWRSLVAAREVIMEGFRWRVGNGTQIRAESRNWLSHKPIFKRQEWLNLRVGDLIDDRA; this is encoded by the coding sequence atgGGATTTCGAGACATACAAGCTTTCAACTTAGCTATGTTAGCTAAACAAGTTTGGAGGTTGATACACCATACACACTATCTCTTTTATCGTGTATACAAAGCACGGTACTTTCCAAATTGTTCCTTCATGGAGGCAGAGATTGGACACAACCCATCTTTTGTGTGGCGGAGTTTGGTGGCTGCTAGAGAGGTGATAATGGAAGGATTTAGATGGAGAGTGGGGAATGGGACGCAGATTCGGGCAGAGTCACGGAATTGGCTGTCCCATAAGCCAATTTTTAAAAGGCAGGAATGGCTGAACCTACGAGTGGGAGACCTGATTGATGATAGAGCTTAG
- the LOC115950302 gene encoding uncharacterized protein LOC115950302: MTAALRMLAYGVAADFIDEYVRIVETTAITNLKKFVTVVVAIFSEEYLRSPNNENIARLLAHGQNRGFPGMLGSIDCMHRKWKNCLTAWKGMYCGHIREPSIILEAVASYDLWIWHSFFGLPRSNNDINVLERSHVFFELAQGRAPAINYSINGHDYTMGYNLADGIYPQWSTFVKTIPRPLGVKIKLFTKTQEAYRKDVKHAFGVLQARFAIVRGPAWFFYHETLQDIMKACIILHNLIIENERDEAEAVDLDYEQIDEISCTPMSREPTNEFTEFIQTQYLFEFLVSGEVFFDLFEFFDKETASFAHLLSLSDSFQNFVMLYVADVVGSHVVGSFDIEV; this comes from the exons ATGACCGCTGCACTTAGGATGCTTGCTTATGGAGTAGCAGctgattttattgatgaataTGTGAGAATAGTAGAAACCACTGCAATaaccaatttgaaaaaatttgttacagTAGTGGTTGCTATTTTTTCAGAGGAATACTTGAGGTCACCAAACAATGAAAACATCGCTAGATTGTTAGCCCATGGCCAAAATCGTGGATTTCCAGGCATGTTGGGAAGTATTGATTGCATGCATAGGAAATGGAAAAATTGTCTAACTGCATGGAAAGGGATGTATTGTGGTCATATTCGTGAGCCAAGTATTATTTTGGAAGCAGTGGCTTCATATGATCTTTGGATATGGCActcattttttgggttacctAGGTCAAATAATGATATTAACGTGTTGGAGCGGTCTCATGTATTTTTTGAGCTTGCACAAGGACGTGCTCCTGCAATTAATTACTCAATCAATGGTCATGATTACACAATGGGATACAATCTTGCTGATGGCATATATCCACAATGGTCGACATTTGTGAAGACAATCCCAAGGCCACTaggagtaaaaataaaattatttacaaaaactCAGGAGGCATATAGGAAGGATGTAAAGCATGCATTTGGAGTGCTTCAAGCACGATTTGCAATTGTACGTGGACCTGCATGGTTTTTCTATCATGAAACACTACAAGACATTATGAAAGCATGCATAATTCTTCATAACCTGATTATTGAAAATGAGCGAGATGAAGCTGAAGCAGTGGACTTAGATTATGAACAAATTGATGAGATTTCATGTACACCAATGTCACGTGAGCCAACAAATGAATTTACGGAGTTCATTCAA ACTCAGTATCTTTTTGAGTTCTTGGTTTCTGGAGAGGTGTTTTTTGATCTGTTTGAGTTCTTTGATAAGGAGACAGCTTCTTTTGCCCATTTGCTCTCACTCAGTGACAG ttttcagaaTTTTGTCATGCTGTATGTGGCTGATGTGGTTGGATCACATGTGGTTGGATCATTTGACATTGAGGTGTAA